One Salminus brasiliensis chromosome 5, fSalBra1.hap2, whole genome shotgun sequence DNA segment encodes these proteins:
- the LOC140555521 gene encoding LOW QUALITY PROTEIN: sperm acrosome membrane-associated protein 4-like (The sequence of the model RefSeq protein was modified relative to this genomic sequence to represent the inferred CDS: deleted 2 bases in 1 codon), with protein sequence MSGITAALVLGLLVAVSCSGQTLECFRCDLGFWDVCYTTKTNCSDEEQCFVGIGKAASVLDIKVMGCLPVRDCNKTTALEFPSNKTLYTMTKNCCDESYCNGSPGALMASFTLIVLTAAHTVAQTGAC encoded by the exons ATGAGCGGGATCACAGCGGCTCTGGTTCTGGGGTTGCTGGTTGCGGTGTCGTGCTCAG GACAGACTCTTGAGTGCTTTCGATGTGATCTTGGGTTCTGGGATGTGTGCTACACTACCAAAACCAACTGCAGTGATGAGGAGCAGTGTTTTGTTGGAATTGGCAAGGCAG CCTCTGTCCTGGACATAaaggtgatgggctgccttcctgTAAGGGACTGCAACAAGACGACCGCTTTGGAGTTCCCTTCCAATAAAACTCTCTACACCATGACCAAGAACTGCTGTGATGAAAGCTACTGTAATGGAAGT CCTGGTGCACTTATGGCATCCTTCACACTGATTGTGCTTACTGCTGCCCATACTGTTGCTCAGACAGGTGCATGTTGA